The sequence AGGCGGGGTTGGCTGGAAGGGGGCCGTGGATCAGGAGCCTTAGGGCGGTGGGGAGAGAGCGAGCCTgtggcagcttctgtctctggtgtctcttggctgggctcggggccgaAATCGAGCCATCCAGGTTGCAGCCGCTTGTGCCATGGGGCCAGGAGTCAGGTAAGGACTGAGAAGAGTCGGGACCTGCACTTAGACCCATGGAGTTTGCAGTTACCCTCCTAGAGCGGGGCCGGGTGCCTCCCGTTCTCCCCGGTCTTGGTCCTGGAGTGGAGACCCCGACCCTCATCACCTCAGCATGGAGAAATCCGCTCCGCTGGTACCGTTTAGTTCTAGTTCATTATGCTAAGTgaccctcttcccccatccaGGAAATGGCTTCCCCTGTTGATATCAGGGAGATGTTTATATTTTCTCCAATTGAGCCTGGGTGACATCTGTTTCGCTCTGTTCTGTGAGCTCATGAACCCCAAACTAGTGAGGGGGGAATCTTCTCGCCTGTTACTCTCTGACTATAAACTGGTAACTGGCAGATTGCCGGGAAATAACGGGAAAAGATATTTATCATAAAAGATATTTATCATAAAAGATATTTATCATAAAAGATATTTATCATATATCTCTACAGCAGTTCATCCCCTGCCTGAAAGGGCTCCCCACATCTTACCGTTGTTTTATATCCTTTCATTGTACTGTCTCTGCAGCTGAATTCTAGTCCGGTAAAATAAGCCCCTCCTTCCACCagaaaaatatttgcagtgtCCTCCATTAGCCCtactcaccatggtatctgatttacttaaaataaataaaactcctCTTTTGTTGAGTTTCCTCAACTTGATGTGATCACTTCCTTATAGTTAGATTCATGCAAGTAGCTGTTGAAAAATACTTGTGCCTCTTTGGCAGTGAGCTAATTCAGTGTATTGCTCACAAAGCAATTATTCGGGCACTTGCCAAAGGCAGAGACTTTAAAAATTGGTCATTTGCATAAATGTTGATGATGATAAAGAAACAAGTTAGTGCTAGCATTATTCCAAAGCATATTGCTTTTTGGAAACAGTTACCTGAAGTGCCTGTATAAGATAGTGCCTTGTACGTACAATGCTGAGTACACTTGTGATGCTAGAAATTATGGTCATTTCCAATAGCCCAGATAATGTGTTTCCACTATTGAATCTATTCTGGGGTTTAAAGTTTCTGTTTTAAATCCTGTTGGCCTCAAACATTGTATTTAAGTCCTCTGCACAGGTATAACTTTGCAGTACGTAAGCCCACAAAGGGAAGGAAATGAATATGGTAGTCCTAAACTTAGACCAGCCAACTTTGTTTTGGGAAGCAGGCAGAGGCATGTGTATGTTGAACCCTCCCTCTGTTTTTCCTGTCTGCTCATCTTGAGAGTAGCCTCTGATACTGTAATGTATAAGAATTCCACTGTCAGTGTGCTCAGGCTTTCTCAGATAGCAGGTTTTCTTGTTTCCTCAAGAGAATGTGGTAGGCAGATTGAAGGTATGATACTCCCTGCATTTGTGCTCCCACAGTCATAAACAACGCTAGCAAACTCTGATTTGTTTGATGCATCTTCCTTTGAGAAACTCTATTTTCCTTCTTGTTTTTGAAGGAGCTACCAAACTTTATTTTGGAGTCATGAAGAAATTAAGTGGCTCTTAGGGTAGGTGATGCTCTGGACTTGTCAAACGTCTTGTTCTTCCCCTCAGAAAAAAGCATGATCCCACCTTGGCCCACCAGGATAGGATGTGGACTAAGATTTCTGACTGTTCTGAAGCCCCTTTTGTTAAATGTTTGGTCTACCTGGTAAACTTCCTGGCTTTGGGGTTTGTCATGTTTAGCTTTTTGTACCAAATGTAGCTCTAGCTATACATTTTAATGCTATTTGCAGTTGTAACCTCTTTTTGAGAGTGGAAAACCTTATTCCTTGCCATCTCTGTATCTTCTTTAGGACAATGGTGTCCTGAGTTCATATTTACATGGGAGGAGGTACATGTGGAGAACTGTGAGGGAAGTAGTGGATAGATCATGCTAACAGTTGTCTTTTTATTTCCTTCAAGCCTAGGATTCCTATTACTAGTCTGTCAGCCTGTTAACTTTTGGTCAAAACCAGAGCAAAGGAGAGTGAAGAGTTGAATTTCACTTCCTTGTTGAAAACTGGGTGAAAATCCTGGGCATGGATCTCTTAGGAGACTGTCTTCAAATGGGGTCAGATGCACAGATAACAGGAAGGGATTGCTGGATTCATTGGCCAGGCTGCTTCTCCCTATCCTGTGTTAGCAGGAGCTCTAAAAGAGTGCTTTTCATTTTCCCACCCTCTTTTGCCTGGTGTGAGGACATAATGGGGCTAAAGgaaatacacctttaccccgatataacacgaattcaaatataacgcggtaaagcagcgctccggggggttggaggctgcacactccggtggatcaaaacaagttcgatataacatatcttactgcgttataggtgaaacttttttggctcccgaggacagtgttacatcggggtagaagtgtactttGATGTGTATAAAAGCCCTGTTTGAGATACGGACATGAGCAAACTCTAACTTCTGTAATTCTAGGGTGAACTAAAGGAAGGGTGTTTTGGGTAGATTCTGTAGTAGTGAGGGGTAcgtgggggtggtggggctgcaTGAGTTTTGGGCATTTGGTTGGTTTGCAGGGCAGGGAATGAAGTAACCGGAGGTTATGGCGTGTTTGGCAGAAAGCAGTGTTGACAAGTCTTATGGTTTGATGGCAAGTCTCTTCAGAGCCTTTGGGTTACACCAAATAgtaaatcagaaggcaaatatatGTGTGGGGGGTGGCTATGCAGGTtggatttgctttttaaaacaatgtCCCTCTGTCTCGCCATGACTATtcttttattgggggggggggggagagaggggtggtCTTTAAGACTTCGAACCATAGGTGGAGCCTTTTTAGCTTGCAGAGATGTCTGTTCAAGGGCTGCAGAACTTGACCACAAGATCTTAATCATCAGCTTATTTCTGATCTTTTCAGGCCATGTAGACTGGTTTCAGGAGGAAAGAGCTTGGGGAAGTAGGGAGAACTGTGTCTTCCTGAATGGAATTGGACGGGgagttattctggactgcactcTAGTTGTATCTTAGCCATTTTCTCAAGTGTTCATTTGTTGCAGGAACAATGGATCCCCCCAGCTACCTGGAAGAGGACTATTCTAGCCTGGATGGGCTGGACGATGACGTGTTTCACTCTGACTTTGGACTCACAGGTCAGCCTGGTGAGATGACCCCTCCTGGCATTTTCACACAGAACCAATCCTACAGCTGTCTCCTGGGGAGGTTTCAACTGTTCCCACTCACACACTGCTGTGGTCCAGGTATCAGGCATGCTGAGCAGCAGGACAAGGCAACCCAAACACTCAGTCCATCCTCTTCCACTCAGGATGTCATGTTGCCATGTGGAGTCACTGAAGAGCCCCAGAGACTCTTCTATGGTAAGAGCACTCCAGCATCACTAGCTTTGCAGAAGGGAAAACTGCCCCTCTAGTGCTTCcatgcttctcccctcccccccccccccggacaagAGAGGGTTACTTATTCTGCTGCACCTCGAAGAAAGATGGGTCTCTCTGCTTCTCACCCTTGCCTACTCACTGCAGGAGCTGTCCCTTTGCTCACTGCTTCTGCCATCCTTTAAACACCAGCTCCTTTCCCCCCCCAACTCCATTATAGGGCAGCTGAAGTTATTGCTAGACACTTACAGCAGCACTTGTCTGAGACCCTCCCACAGGCTTCAGAGGGTGATCAAGTGCTTCCCTCACCCCAGTGCACATGCTGCTGATTTGCCTGCAAAGAGTTAAACCTTCACTTTCTCCAGGCCGCCCAGGTGAATCTTCTCATGTGGATGGGACGGCATGAGTATTGTCAGTGCAGAGTCGGTAAACACAGAGGTTCAAATGTTGTGGATCTTTTGTTGGGCTCTTTGCTGATAAAAAAGTTGTCAGATAAATAACGTGAACAACCAGTTTTTCAGTGGTAAAGTGGTAATTGGCCTGAATTTCTATTAAAGCTGAATTGGAGACATGAATCATTCcccacttactttttttttttaacctgaaaagtaactcccccgcccccccccccccccaactttgagtcaaattctgcctttggatTCTCACATGTGGCACCTGTTACAATGAAGAGCCGTGCATGTGTACCCCAAGGTGAAACTTGGTCCTAAATGCTGAGCAGTTGTGAGTGAAGCCTGATTTGGAAGCCGCAGCAAGGGTTATGCCAGGAGATTATTGACAGAGACATAGGAAGGACATAGGTACTGCATAAGTGTAAGACTGTCATTCCAGATAAAATCCCAACGTTGACTGAACTATAAACAAGCCTGATCCATGTGTGAGAGCTTTCCCTATCTCAATGTGGTTTCTTTCTTTCAGGTCACTCGGTTATGGGAGGAACATAATACACTCTGCTGGATCAATGTAAATCTACTTAAAACTCTGAGTGAATGTTTTACTGAATACTTAGCGTGATTAGTCATTGTTTAGGCTGCAGAAACTGGACTTTAGCCTGAGTCAGAAGTTTGCAATTACACAGGTTTTCCTTCAGATGTGAGAAGGGGAACAAGGCTTTACGCTGGGAGACTGAGCCATTGAGTCTTCTCATCTCTAATGTCTTGCAGGGAATGCTGGGTACCGTTTACATGTCCCCCCAGTTGGCTTTGCATTGAATCCACACCTCCAAGAGGAGCCTCGGGAAGGTCAACGGGAAGCACGTACTGAGGTTCAGATTGCACGGAAGTTACAGTGCATTGCAGACCAGTTCCACAGGCTCCACATACAGAGGGTAGGCGCTCTttctgggggggagaaggggatttGGTTATCCAGGTATGGCATCCAGCAGCCTCCAGCTCAGCTGATCCTTCATCTCACATCTTCGTGTAGTCACCATCTATGCTGAATACACACTTGCACCGCTCTGTTGTGGCTAGGTTCTGCATCGTGAGCCAATCCTAATCGGTGTCTGTCATATTTTAGCTAACTTCCATGCAGCAAAAGGCAACTGTATGGCACCATTCCACCCTGCCTTCTAATCTCTGAGGAGAAGAGAACTAGAAGTCCCTGATCACCCAGGGTTTAGAATTGGCATATCCAAAGTGCAGCCCAGCGCTGTCCTCCTCTTTGATGTGGAGATAGCTAGCAGAGTGCACAGGCTCTAACATGCAGTACCTCATCATGTTTTGAGCAGACTTCAACTCAGATCAAGGAGTGCtacatgctgggacctgtagctGCTGATGCCCTCCTGTGGGCTTCAGAGGGCGAATACTTCCCTCACCCCAGTAGAGCCATTTAAAGATGGGAGCTGCTTTTGTCTTACTCAAGTTAGGTGAGGAACTTAGTTCCTGGAGAGTTGCTGGGATGGCCCTCGGTTGGGCAAAGTTTGAGTGCACTTAACTTATGGAGATGAAGGGTCCCAAAGTTTTCTTGTCATGACCCAATAGCAGAATTTTTAAGGGAATGTTCTAGAAAGATCAACTGAAGAAATGTGAAAGTTGGCTATCTGGGCTGTGGGATGTCATTCTGACATTAGAAATACCATATCACGAATTATTTTTGTGACTTGTTTGTTTattctcttccccgcccccctttcTAAATGGCACTCTCTTGCTAGCTGTCCCTGTCTCACTGTAGCTAGCTTCTTACAGCAAAGGGAAGATTAACAATCTTTGCTGTCAGGAGTCCTGAAGGGAAGCAGTGGAACTGGTTGTAACTTGACCCTTTCCATCTGGGGAGTGTAGCTATCCAATGTCTTTGTCAGGGAAATGCGTCCAAGAATGCCCCcctcaaaacaaataaaaaaaaaccaccaatagaaaatcttggcctgttccctctcccccaggcaAGAAGTGTGTGCTGCTATGGCGCTGAGAGAGCCATGCGACTGACTGCAGTGCAGTGCAGGACAGGCCTGGGGACTGACTGAGCCAGGAGAATAGAATTGAATCGCGTGTCAGCCAAGCATGTGGGAGAGTTAGTAAACAAAAGCATCCGCCTGCACTACCAGCTTCTGCAGCCAGCCAAGGAGGAGCTCCTGTGTCTTTGTTTGAACTGGAAGGACAGTCAGTTGAAAAGGAGGGGGAGCTGTtcaaccatttaaaaaacaaaaccaaaaacaggtGTGAAAAATCTCAGCCAGTGGTTCTGCAGGACTTGACACTGGGATAGGTATTGGCATTTAGAAATGCTCAGGGATTCTTTTTCTTGGGAGGGGGGTAGTACTGAGCCCTTGTGTTTATGTGGTCCAAGGCACAGTTCCACACTGAGTTTTAGTGTCCTATCTGTGCCAATGCATTCTTTTCCCTACTGACCCTGCGTGGAGGACTTCCTTTGTCTGTTGGCACAATCCACAAAAACAGTCCTGTGCTCTTCTGTGCCTGCTGTTTAAAGGGCAGTCAGTGCCTAGAGACACATGAATTGGCTTATGATGGGCTGTGGTTTGTCCTTTGGGGCAGTGGAAGGGGCAATCTCTGAGAATAGGAAACTTGAGTTGCCATTTGTCTGTAAAGCTTCTATTTTGCTGTGAAACTAACCCCAAAACTGGGTGCCCCGTTTCAACAACTCAGAGTCTTGGTCACAGACCACGATTCCAGGGTTATAACAGGAAACATTTAGAATATCATAGTCATAGTCACCACCACACCTCCTGAACACCTGGAACAAAAAAAGGACTAGCAGCCAGTGGGACGTTCCTCCAACAGATATGAGTGTCTGGTGGATCCTGAGCTGGCAAAATAGGTGCCAGTTGCTGCACTAGTATGTAGGAAAAATGTCCAGTACTGGAGTTACTTGTCCTGTTAGCTGTTTGGCATATTTAGGCTTTTTATGCCTTAATTTGATGCAgtgatatattta is a genomic window of Malaclemys terrapin pileata isolate rMalTer1 chromosome 4, rMalTer1.hap1, whole genome shotgun sequence containing:
- the BMF gene encoding bcl-2-modifying factor isoform X3, whose translation is MDPPSYLEEDYSSLDGLDDDVFHSDFGLTGNAGYRLHVPPVGFALNPHLQEEPREGQREARTEVQIARKLQCIADQFHRLHIQRHQQNRNQVWWQILLFLHNLALNVEANRNHVGQR
- the BMF gene encoding bcl-2-modifying factor isoform X1; translated protein: MDPPSYLEEDYSSLDGLDDDVFHSDFGLTGQPGEMTPPGIFTQNQSYSCLLGRFQLFPLTHCCGPGIRHAEQQDKATQTLSPSSSTQDVMLPCGVTEEPQRLFYGNAGYRLHVPPVGFALNPHLQEEPREGQREARTEVQIARKLQCIADQFHRLHIQRHQQNRNQVWWQILLFLHNLALNVEANRNHVGQSCKFFKPPSSVPKAISDKADMACSLRSCSRPAMKELI
- the BMF gene encoding bcl-2-modifying factor isoform X2, whose translation is MDPPSYLEEDYSSLDGLDDDVFHSDFGLTGQPGEMTPPGIFTQNQSYSCLLGRFQLFPLTHCCGPGIRHAEQQDKATQTLSPSSSTQDVMLPCGVTEEPQRLFYGNAGYRLHVPPVGFALNPHLQEEPREGQREARTEVQIARKLQCIADQFHRLHIQRHQQNRNQVWWQILLFLHNLALNVEANRNHVGQRSDFEVN